The Arachis hypogaea cultivar Tifrunner chromosome 14, arahy.Tifrunner.gnm2.J5K5, whole genome shotgun sequence DNA window GTAGACGAGTCCTCCAACTAGCTGTCGATACAGAGTAGGATTATCCAAGACAATGCCATCCATAGGAGTAAATCGAAcgttaggctcaagaggagtaaaCTCAGTGCGACTATCGGTAATTCCGgctcgagcaagaagatctgaagcatatttagcttgagagagatagatgccatcatcggtggaTATAACTtctagaccaagaaaatagctgagagaaccaagatctttcatctcaaaagtatGCTGAAGGGAcgccttgagatcagagataccatcagcatcatctccagtaatgatcatgtcatcaacatacagaagtagaagaacaactccacgttcacttttacgaataaagagagcattctcatgaggactgcaagtgaaaccaagaccgcatatggtagtgctgaacttgtcaaaccattcacgaggagcttgcttaagcccATAGAGTGCCTTGCGAAGTAGACAAACTTTGCCAGAAGGACAAGGATAACCCGGAGGggtttcatatagactttctgtttcaaatctccattaagaaatgcattcttcacattcatctgactgagagaccatctTTTGACCGCaacaatggcaagaagagctcgaacagatgtgagacgagcaacaggagcaaaagtctcttcatagtcaataccatactcttgcgtacaaccctgagcaaccaatcgtgccttataacggtcaatagaaccatcaaagcgagtcttgatcttgtatacccatctgctTCCCACAATTTCCTGATTTGAAGGAGAATCAACCAagtcccaagtgtgtgctttttcaagtgcatgtatttcttcctgcattgcttgttgccaatttggatttgtggaggcttctctgaatgacttaggttcatgttgatgaagaatagtagaaaagaaatgataatcaagaagatgaggaggtggatttctCACCCTGGAACAGCGAGTGGAAGGAGGCGGCATGACGGTAGGAGTAGGAGCGTCGTCTGGTCcggaatcatcgggagatggagaaggcggaagaacaggaggctgtggagggtgactcgagatagaacctgtagaatcatcactaggaaaaagatcaacattggggttagtgaaaaaaggtgactgagtaggaggaatagactcaaaggaggagaatcgagaaaacatgtgatgctcccagaaaacaacatgacgagatatacgaatacgtttagagagaggatcccaacaatgataacccttgtgttcagtgccataaccaaggaaacaacacatacgagcccgaggttcaagtttagtatgttcatgaggctgaagaagaacaaaacagacaCAACCGAAAACTCGAAGAGAATTATAATCTGGGGAGGtacgataaagacgctcaaagggagtaacattaccaagaacagaagaagggagtctattgataacatgaacagcagtaagaacagcttcaccccaagtacgctcaggacacgaagaagaaagaagcattgcacgaacagagtcaagaatgtgacggtgtttaCGTTCAGCTCGACCATTTTGTTGAGATGTACCAGGGCAAAAAAACTCAGACAAGGTaccctgttctgcaagaaaggttaagagtttggaatcatggtattccatagcattatcacggcgaaaaaccttaatgaccttggaaaactgagttttaatcatagtggcaaagtttatataaatctgaggtaactcatggcgattggtcatcaaataaacccaagtaaagcgtgaataatcatcaatgaaaacaacaaagtatcgagctccTCCCAAAGAAGCGGTAGGAGCGGgaccccaaacatcagagtgaatgagatcaaaaggagagcaagcaagagatgaattattttgaaaagataaagcaggttgtttggcagtttgacaagaaatgcaatcaaaagattcattAGGAACCTGACCCAAAACACCTTGAGACACAAGAGGACGCAATTTTCCTAAGGAACTGtgggcaagacgttgatgccataagtgaagggtagatggagaagaagcagcacagatatttggtacaggaggaatatgaagattctcgacttcaaacaaccttccacccttacgtccagtcccgatgaCTTGTCTCGTTCGACAatcctgtacacgacaaccagagagagaaaaagtgacatcaaaacccagatcaacaagttgaccaacagaaataagattaaagcttaagttgggaataaaataagtATCAGGAAGATGAAGAGTCGACTGGGagatagaacccttgtgtgttgcgtgcaagagggaaccattagcagtattgacagaaggtccatttgtagtggtagacagAGACGAGAAGAGATTACGTGacggagacatgtgattaaagcatcctgagtcaaaataccatttagaattatcTGGAGGAGTCGAAAGAGCAgcaggggtattaccagaaaGGGAGAGAAGTCGCTGAAGGAGAGACgcaatatcagatagagagacagAAGACGAGGTGAGAGGAGCAGAGGTGGTAGATTCAGAAGTAGCATGAACAGCAGAAGCAGGCACACGACGTGGTGGGcgagtaggacaggtagtaagcaaatgtcccgagagcttgcaataatggcagaacagttgtgaacaatggtagctaatatgaAATTTCTGAtggcatgtgcgacattcaacagaaGGAAAGACGGAGAAGAGGTGCCCAAAACGGTTACAATTTTGACAGAATTTATCATTTCCATGTGTGGTAGCAAAAACAACTGACTTTTCCATAATAGTAGATGTAGAGATCACGAAAAGGAGAGAAAAACTGCAACTTGTAAGCCGAAAATGAGAAAACGGAGGGCAaaatcggaaagagctcaccaaaaaaccttagggTGGGTCCCACTTGTCTGCCACGTCAGCGACACGTCGCACCACGTCAGCAAAGCGGTGACACGTGGCGGCGTGTGACTGGAGAGAGGAGACACGCTGGCGCTGAGCTGGACGCGGGTCAGCATTGCGGGTTGCTGGAGGATAACAGCGTGACACATGGAGGCTTGCAGAGCGTCCAATATGCGCGAAGATCCAACGGCTGCTGAAGCTTCTAGGCAGAGAAGAAGGGGTGCGGCCAGCGATGATTCGGCGGCGCGTGGCGGTGCGTGCTGATGTCTCTGGTAGCGCGGCGGAGCTCTTTGTAATCGTGAGGATGAGAAGAAGACAATGATATGGTTTATGACAGATATAAAGGTTGGGAAGGCAAGCAAAATGAGGACGAAAGAGGCTGcctggagaaggaaaagaaaccAAACTGATTGAACTAAATTTGGCTGAAGCGGTGCCCGGACTTCTGGCGGCGCGTGAGGGAGCGTCCGGCAGCAACAGGCGGCGAGTGTGGCGGCGTTGGAAAGCTTGCAACGAGGAGAAGGTAAGGGTGGCGACGGTGACGAACCAAGGCGTCGGGAGAAAGGCAAAAAATGAGCACAAAGTACTGCCGGTGAAACAAGATAAAGGAGCCAGAAACCAAgtgtttctgaaaaaaaaaaaaacaacttaagctcttgataccatgttagaaacaagagaccaaactaaagaaagtgttttatatattattcaGTGTGATGAaaaagtacaatatacaaggaGTATATATAGGTGCcagaagaatcaaagtaataaaggcatagaatcctacaattaatacacagatatactatataaatataaatgatactaacTGATCTTAAAATGAttctctaatgattctctaacaacaACAAGTCCAAATGCACCTTAATTAActcaaatgaactgaaattacatAGTGGATTACGACacaattaactcataaataaaccaaaattatataaaattgtgACACAATTACTcaaaaatgaatcgaaattacatAATGATTGCGACACATAAACTCAGTTCGAAAACAACCACACAAACAAGACTGAATCATGaataaaaacacatccaaaattaattttggatcaaacaacattattaatatgtttcttcttcttttttgtttgatattttcttctttttttcttggttttattccTCTTAAAAGAGTGAAACAAGAAGCACAGAACGAGTCCAAATGCAGTTTAATTtactcagaaatgaaccgaaattatataattgacacaattaactcagaaatgaaccgaaattacataatAATTGCGACATATAAACTCAGTTCGAAAATAAGCACACAAACAAGACTGAATCGTAAACAAAAAACACATCCAAATTCAATTTTGGATAAGACAACATCATCAACATggcaaaaattcaacaataacaataacgatGATAACGATAACGACGATATGTATAAGAAGAAGACGACAATGACAAtcatgatggtggtggtggtggtggtggtggtggaggaggagaaggatgagaaggaaggaggagaagaaattccaatgagaaaagaagaaaaaaaaggaggaggaggtggtgttgttggtgacgacgataacgaaagtaaaaaataataaaaaaaaagaagagaagaagaagaagacgtagTATcaagggtgaagaagaagaagaagaacgcatgcgtgaatttaaaagaataagaagaagcgTGAGgggagaagaaagtgagaaaaagAAGCGCGTGACTTTAAATCACTTGGATGAACTTGGATGTTAAAATTGCTTGAATGTggagaataattcataaattaaatcacTCATCTAATTCAATCTAAACCAAAAAccaaaaaccaattaaaatcgtactaatttagatttgattggattatattttttataaaccgCATATATCAGATCGAATTTTTGATCTATTTCACAAAATCGATCAAATcaaatccaaaccgcacaatatgttataataatgatatattttattattatatttataattttacttataatatgttcaatttgttataatttttatattattcatgtcttattattatttaataaatattttatgtataagataagatttatttatttattttaactaatttataattttatttatattcttattttattgttagttttttaagatattgttgagaTTTGTTATGTCATTattggttatttaaaatttgatgttgaaacttgttatgtatatttaattttttaatttacaaaatcgcAAATCCAATCAAATTCAAACTATACTGCAAGTAAAATTAGTGTTCAGATCGAATGAATTTTTACTCAAAACTGATCCAAATCGCATCACAAACACCCTGTATATATCTAGCTATGTAATGTCATATTAGTAAAAGTAACTGtcaataaaaatattctttttatattgaCTGCATAAATAATCAACATATGTGATTGAacgattatattaaattttaatatattaaaattaaactaagcAAAATTTTCTAAACTTGAATCTTAAATAAGTAAATAGGTTTCTAAAAAGTTTTGTAATATTTTGAGAgtttcaaataaataattttttttgtttataaacgGAGTATAAAAcccaaagaaaaaggaaaaaaattagcTACAAACTATCGAAACTAGGGACGGAGCTATGTAGTAGGAAAAGGGGGCAATggccccctaattttaattttttatatgtaaattatatgtaaatttcagtttagttctccttaaaattttattttagtcttattttactGTGTAAATATTTTTGGCTCCCTCTAATATTTCATCTAATTCCGTCCTTGATTGAAACAGAGATACTCTTTGTTCATTATCAACTAGAAGGCTCACTGTCTCTTTAGGAGGAATGtcccaaaaataaaaagatatatttaattCTAAACTTTTACGTGCCAAACAGTTAGCACATCTATTGTCTTCTCtgtagatattttaaaaaaaaagtttcaactCCTATTCTTCCCATTAGAAATGTTTCTAACCACAGACAGAAAGAaccattcaaaaaaataaaatactggtATCTTAACTCAAAAAGTAAGACCATGGTCCAAAATGAATGGGTCATATCATCGAAACTCAAAAAGAGATAAGCCCAGCTAATTGAAGCATGAGTTAGTTAACGACCAAAAAATCAACTTGGATTGGTCGAATAGTCAGTTCACTCgtctgcttaagcaagtgtcgggggttcgaattctGCCTTGTGCATGTAACAACCCATTGGCCAACGGCAGACTCTTAAATGGAGTTCAGATCCGCAACGAATTAGTTCTTGATCTGTCGAGTTGGAGACTGATACCACAATCTCCGTCCGACCTAACTTAAAAAGCAAGTCAATGCTTCTCTTCCTCCACTTCGGTCATCAACCACATAGGATTTGACACAACATGGGTTGATTTCCTCTACGACAATAAAAGAAACCACGTAGTacctataaaaaaaaaattcaataaataatgaCGAAGTCATCATCATAATTTTCTATAAATATTCCGTTAAATTTAAGTATTTCTTTATTCTAATTCTCATAAATTTGCTtaaatttttactaatttatgCAACAAAATTCTTTATAAGTATCATCAACTGCTGTCTCGAAACTAATATAAAAACACTTCAAGCATCCTCACATCCACCTTTGATTTCTTTCACAAAGCCAAACTATTTACAACTCGTTTCATGTATGTCTCGAAAATATTGGTGAAAACAATTTTCTAAACTCTTAAATTGCCTCTAACCTTATCTTTCAACTTACCATcatcatcacttctttttcaaattataaacttTCACAGTCTTCCATTATCACCACTTTAACCATGTATTTACTCTTGTTCTGAATATTCGTAGTTAGAAATGATTGGTTTTCCTATTTTAAATGCATATAACGTGATTATTAGAGTAGTTGTTTTACACTATtatacagtttttttttttttttttataataatgaaGTAAAAAAATTACCCAAAGCTTTATACATAAGGGGGAAAAttgatatataaaatataactagAGTAGTTCTAACAGttagaaatgatattttttttaacaaagaagttcaacacaataaagtagaataaaaaaaaaccaaGACTCAAAAAACAAAATCCAATAGAACCTTCACCTTAATAGGGAATTAGTAATCAAAtaaacattttttcttttaaagaaaAAACATGCCATAGTCAACATTAGCAAATATTTAATATGATATTCGATCTAACGACAATGGGAGTGTCATGGAGATGATGATGATAGCAGAGGATGAGGGAATGTTGTAAAgggagaaatataaaataaaaagtatacaAATATTGATGAGTTTATAATGATTAAAACTGTGTCTATGAAAAACTTAAAAGAGTTGTTGAACACCCTCACAAAAGCTGCTTTTAAAGGAACTAATTGAGTAATCGGTGAATGTGGCGAGAgtaattagagagagaaaaattaactCTCTCTTTCGAGTGTTTTGTTTGTTTGAGTGTAACTTTCATATACATAAAAAACGTTCTCCTTttataagaatttataattttaccAGTTAgtcatatttttttccttttttttttatcattgtgcAATGATAAATTATAGTATTCAGTTCCACTCTTTTCTCATCAAATTAGTTGCTTTACTTTGTTCCAGTACCATTTTACTCAGACCTAGAATCAGATCTAACTCAAATGTCAAAGGGAAGAATCTAAATTCGTTTTTGTTTGTTATTCTTACATTATCTTCAAAATTGCTCGGCGAGAAGCTCTGGCTACAAGTAAGCCTTTTTCCTTCAAAATTGCTTCTTCATTAATGCTTGAGCTTGACGGAATTCACCAATTTGCTGTTCCTATACACAAGCTAGGTATGCTAAAATTAAGTGTTGAATCCTTGTCCCAGGTCTTATAGCGCGCTTGCAGTTTAAGCTACAGACCTCAAACTCGGTTGTACTGACAATCTCTCTGTtgaaaagaaacaagaaatgaAAGCAAATAAGATTTTAGCCATATGCCCATATCAAAATAAGATCAATCAATGTCAAAATGCTTCTCATAATAGCATTATGCattgaaagaaagagagaaaaaaaacaagaatgtAACACAACTTTCTCAGTGATATCAACTAGCCTTACTCAAAATAATTTATTGCtaaagagaatagaagaagattcgACATACTTATCAGTTCATAAGTAACGATCATCGTCGTTCCATAAAGTGACATGTTTAGAAATCGAGGTCCAAACCCCCGGTAGAATCCCCACCAGCCATCTTCTTTAAGGAGAGTCTTTGTTGTCTTCAGTACCGATGGTCTTCCAGAACCGTAGTTGTCCATAACCTTTGCAAATCAGAAGAAGCAAATCCAAAATATAACCATATCACAGTTCAAAaccccaaagaaaaaaaaatatcaaaacctACACTTTGGAAGAGATACCAACTTCAATTATTTAAAATAGTTTCCTTGAAACAGGAAACCCAGAGAAGATTAAAGCTTCATATACCTGAAGGCGTGTTTTTACTGTATCTATTGGAGTAGTGATAACCGAAGAACACGCACCGGCCACCATCCCTGCTGTAGCTTGAACCGTCACCATTTGAAAATGTGAAGGTTTGTTCTCTGCATCATCTTTGAAGCCCAAACTCCTAAACCATTAAGCATgtcataatcataataataacctATAGAATGAGCAACTCTTAAAATATTTACTAGTAGTAGATTGTTGTAAGTTAGAATGTACCTCCAAATTATGTGTTGCGCCGCACCATATGAACCCCACCAAAGTGCAGATGCCGGTGACTGAGTTATGGCTGTTAATCCAAAACCTCTATACAAGCCTCGGAAACCCTCGGCCTCGAAAACTTTACGTATAACATCAAATGGTCCTCGACAAGGAGCCATTCCTGGAAGACCTTGTACCATTAACCTCTGGCAGATCTGATCAAACATcaaacaaaataacaaatttCTTCATATGATGCTTCACAAACAGTTATGAGAGCAGACAGAAGACTCATTAACCATTATAATTACCAAAACAGATTTATAGCTCTAACATTTGTAggcaaattatataattttttttccctAAAGAATCCAGCAACAGAAAAGCTTTGGTTtgagaagaaacacaagaaaaatGCTTGGAAGAGATGGAAAAgcagaggaatagaagaagaacCATTGATCAACTTCAGTCAACATTAGTAAAGATCATTGTCAGAAAGTGAGGGAAGTGACAAAAAGCATAGCAAAAATTAAAAACCACTTTTCGTTCTCCAAGAAGAGTCACTATCTAAGCCTTGTATGAAATCCTCCTTTTGCATTCTACATCAACTTCCAAAACATCATGCTATTTCCATTTTCGGTAAAATGGAAAAGGAATACATAAAGCATAATgataaaacttatattgaatatAGGTGTAAAATTATGTACCACATCCAAAGGCACGAAGTATACACAAGACACCAGATTGGAAAACATGCCGGCCACACCATTCGCAAGGCCGATTCTTGAAGCTTCTGGTATATCACTACCTTGTGTGTATTTCATCATAATGTCTTTCGACATCTCTAGAGACGTCAAAGCTAGGACCCTCCCAGGCATTGATCCAATAGCAGAAGTGCCAAAACCTCTAAAGATTCCGGGAACACCATCACTCCTTAGAATATGAGTGAACACCGACATTCCACGCATTTGAGAGAGTCCAGAACCAGCTACTTGCATTCTTGTCTTAACCACTGCTGTTGGATGAAGCAAAGCTGATTGAGCAGTGAAGAGAATGGCACCAATTACATGGAACTTGGTCTTGTCCAGCCTAATTTGGAACCATTAAGATTATACacacaaaaaaacaaaaaccctAGTTCCATGCTTCCATTTTAAGTACATAAAATGTAAACAATTGCACCTAAAATACATGCCACTCGTAATAATGAATCAATAATAATAGCTTTCTTTATGCTTTTTATTCACAAAAAGTTATCCAAATATGCAAAatttggttttctttttctttacaaGAGGGACATTGAAGCATTCTAGTAAACCCAGGAATATAAATCAGAGTATTTGTGTAACCTGCATTTTACTCAGAATATTAGAACAATAACATGATCTTTTACTTCATTTTAGTCAAAACACAAAGGACATAATCACAAAACAAGTTACATGAAGCGATGAACACACATTATACAAATAAACGTATGCATTATAAGGCTCTTAGAGGAACATGAGGATGAAagtgaaaggaagaagaagaacctgtgCCAGTTGATGTCAGTATCATCGAGCGCCAACTGTGGTGTGGTTGAAGCCTCAGCAGCTTCCATAGCCATGGCAACAGAAGAACAAAACCTCTACAAAAGATGAAACGTTTTTTGTGTTGGTGGTGATTCAGTTTCACTTCAAACAGAGGAAACACACAAATGCAACTGCAAGTAAAGTATATGCCACTCTACTATTGCTAACCGCTTTCATCGAATGTTCAAGTGAAGTcagtcttttctttttttgtattggaacattccagtcttttattattattattattattattattttggtaaTTCGAGTGTTATTGCTGCAGCATTTCtagaaattgagctcataaagtACCGggattttttacttaaataaaatttgaaaattacaaTGTCACTAttaactatttaattatttatatttgtatGGTAATTTAATGGTGACATGCAGTTGTTACTGTTAAtcgttaataattattaaatgataatttagttaaattttttaaattatttaataattttttattaattttacataaaaacaatAATTATGTGCAAGTTTTTACctgatttagttattaaaattttctgGTGAGCTGTGTTCGTTTAAGtcgttttgttttgtttattgttgAATTTTGTTTGTTGTGTATTTTGCTTGGTTTCTTATTActcatatataataaaaataccaaTAAGAATAAAGAAATtctttttttaggaaaaatagaTTAGAtgaggaataaaaaattttactaactttataaaaatatgtatattatacatgataaattttttattataaaataaacaatttttactgttcattaaaaaaatacaataatttataaaattaccataaccataatattaatattaagaataagagcaataataaaaataaaaataacatatatgttAGAGAGCGAGGAAATTAACTAAAACCGTTAAAATGTGCCAACTCATCGAGTGAGTTCGTTTACCCATTTAAATAGGTGAATTTTACctctaaaattaaatttgtttaaattttggattaaatAGATTGAATTCgattaatccaaaaaaataatgAGTTAAATTCGTAGACTAAACGAGTAgtctatttatttatctttttacattcttaaaaaaaaataacactttcAACAGTTATTTTTCTTTGGACTCGACAAAAAAATTCAACTTACCAACTAAAAAAATGctgtttatttaaaatttttgacctaaaaaatatttttatcaaaatatatttcaaaaaataaaataaaaagataaataagtcaATCTATTTAATCCATCAAACTGAAATATTATCACGTGTCAATAAGGTTTTGTTTGGATgtaaaaaagaaaatggaaggaaagaaaataagaaaaaagaaaatgagaagaaagaaaatagaagaaaaaatagagTAATTTGTATGGtatttggatgaagagaaaatagatagaaagaaaataaaaagaatttttttttttgatggaaagaaaaatgaaaagaaaaaaaatcatactagtataaaattacattaatacccttatctatattatatataaattataatttattaataataaagaataaatatgtaattttatttatatttgcaatatttttcttcatttttatctcgtccttaaaatgaaaatattttaataggtttcacataaatttttttcttttcactttattttctcttcaaattcaaacaacaaaaaacttatttttccatctattttctctcgtttcattttcttttccttcAAATTCTCGTTATCCAAACAATGTAGCAGAATTAAACGAACCAACCTATTTCGTCTATGAATTTTAACGGGCCAATCCTAGAGCCGAACTGGCTTATTTCACAGCCGTAGAACTAACATTGCTGCCGTTACTTGTGGGCTGCCTGGGAGGTCAATAGTCGGTACTGCCCTCACAACCTTCTTTCGTCACACTATGACCGCTCATGCACTGTCGGCGAAGAAATTCCAAGGGCATTATGGTCAAATCAGATCACCTCCAAGCTTCGTCATTGGACGGTCACCACGAGTTCA harbors:
- the LOC112741598 gene encoding uncharacterized protein, coding for MAMEAAEASTTPQLALDDTDINWHRLDKTKFHVIGAILFTAQSALLHPTAVVKTRMQVAGSGLSQMRGMSVFTHILRSDGVPGIFRGFGTSAIGSMPGRVLALTSLEMSKDIMMKYTQGSDIPEASRIGLANGVAGMFSNLVSCVYFVPLDVICQRLMVQGLPGMAPCRGPFDVIRKVFEAEGFRGLYRGFGLTAITQSPASALWWGSYGAAQHIIWRSLGFKDDAENKPSHFQMVTVQATAGMVAGACSSVITTPIDTVKTRLQVMDNYGSGRPSVLKTTKTLLKEDGWWGFYRGFGPRFLNMSLYGTTMIVTYELIKRLSVQPSLRSVA